Proteins encoded by one window of Methanomassiliicoccaceae archaeon:
- a CDS encoding AAA family ATPase, with protein sequence MFDKASTVIRDMDKLSFNYVPERLVHREGQMSRLEMYFRPLAESGTASYAFLTGNVGTGKTATAKRFCENTARHLSRSGRPIDVIFVNCRNRNTEAGVILELLRHFDKGFPERGFSSDEMMRAFTAHIESGSVPVIIVLDEVDVLLKKNNVDLVYQLTRFSDVARGKAGISLILISQHSIYGMLDEASMSTFGRGNAITFDKYARDELYSIAKVRAEESLIGGRYSDDVIELIADVASEFGDARFAIELLRDSAAIAEGHPQGFIDTEDVREAKANINSVVTESKLTGLDTNRKLALLAIARAMKSNLYIGITVAEKTYAVVCEEYGHEPRKHTQFWTYVQDMDRQNILETVVRSEKEGGRSTYISLPDIPSKVLAKKLEALLEGRTVASAEEI encoded by the coding sequence ATGTTCGACAAGGCATCTACGGTCATCCGCGATATGGATAAGCTCTCCTTCAATTACGTACCGGAGAGGCTGGTCCACAGAGAAGGGCAGATGTCCCGTCTGGAGATGTACTTCCGCCCTCTCGCCGAGAGCGGAACGGCCAGCTATGCGTTTTTGACAGGCAACGTCGGTACCGGTAAAACGGCGACCGCGAAACGTTTCTGCGAAAACACAGCCAGGCATTTATCCAGGTCGGGAAGGCCGATAGATGTGATATTCGTCAACTGTAGGAACAGAAATACCGAGGCCGGAGTGATACTTGAGCTTCTGAGGCATTTCGATAAAGGTTTTCCGGAAAGAGGATTCTCGTCAGACGAGATGATGAGGGCGTTCACCGCCCACATCGAATCCGGAAGCGTTCCTGTGATCATAGTGCTGGACGAGGTCGATGTGCTCTTGAAGAAGAACAACGTCGATCTGGTTTATCAGCTTACACGTTTTTCCGATGTGGCCAGAGGTAAAGCGGGAATATCCCTGATATTGATATCGCAGCATTCCATTTATGGGATGCTCGATGAAGCGTCTATGTCTACGTTTGGGAGGGGCAACGCAATAACTTTCGACAAGTACGCCAGGGACGAGCTGTATTCAATAGCCAAGGTCAGGGCGGAAGAGTCTCTTATCGGCGGAAGATACTCCGACGATGTGATCGAACTGATAGCAGACGTGGCCTCCGAATTCGGGGACGCGAGGTTCGCCATCGAACTTCTCAGAGACTCGGCCGCCATAGCCGAGGGCCATCCGCAGGGGTTTATCGACACCGAGGATGTCAGAGAAGCGAAGGCCAACATAAACAGCGTCGTCACAGAAAGCAAACTCACAGGGCTGGACACCAATAGGAAGCTTGCGCTCCTGGCTATCGCAAGGGCCATGAAGAGTAATCTCTACATCGGCATCACAGTCGCCGAAAAGACGTATGCGGTCGTGTGCGAAGAGTATGGCCACGAGCCTAGAAAGCACACGCAGTTCTGGACCTACGTGCAGGACATGGACCGGCAGAACATTCTGGAGACGGTTGTAAGAAGCGAGAAGGAAGGGGGTCGCTCGACCTACATCTCGCTGCCCGATATCCCTTCAAAGGTGCTGGCCAAGAA
- a CDS encoding replication factor C small subunit, protein MNEIWTEKYRPKVLKDVVGQQNVTERLSSYVMSRNMPHLMFTGPAGTGKTTCALALAREMFGDQWRGNFIELNASDERGIDVVRGKIKEFARTSPLGGADFKIIFMDEADALTNDAQSALRRTMEKYSKICRFVLSCNYSSKIIDPIQSRCAIFRFRPLTREDVEKYLGMIIDKEGIKIQDDALQGLVHVARGDMRRAVNSLQVAASLGRQIDIDTIYQTTGIANPDEVKKILETALAGNFVLARDMLDQTMINFGLSGQDIVRQIHSMFFELSISDAEKVRLVDKTGEIEFRIVEGSNERIQLEALLAYLVMIGGAKR, encoded by the coding sequence ATGAATGAAATCTGGACGGAGAAGTACAGGCCGAAGGTCTTGAAGGATGTTGTAGGTCAGCAGAACGTCACCGAGAGGCTCTCATCATATGTAATGTCCAGGAACATGCCGCATCTGATGTTTACAGGCCCTGCCGGCACAGGAAAGACCACCTGTGCCCTGGCCCTAGCAAGGGAGATGTTCGGAGACCAGTGGAGGGGCAACTTCATAGAGCTAAATGCCTCGGACGAGAGAGGCATCGATGTGGTGAGGGGGAAGATCAAGGAATTCGCCAGGACATCTCCGCTCGGCGGTGCCGACTTTAAAATAATATTCATGGACGAGGCAGATGCGCTCACGAACGACGCCCAATCCGCTCTGAGAAGGACAATGGAAAAATATTCCAAGATCTGCCGTTTCGTACTGTCCTGCAACTACTCATCGAAGATAATCGACCCCATTCAGTCCAGATGTGCCATATTCCGTTTCAGGCCACTGACCAGAGAGGATGTGGAGAAGTACTTGGGAATGATTATCGACAAAGAAGGCATCAAAATCCAAGATGACGCACTTCAGGGACTGGTACATGTGGCCAGAGGAGATATGAGGCGCGCGGTGAACTCGCTCCAGGTCGCCGCATCCCTGGGAAGACAGATCGATATAGATACGATATACCAGACCACCGGAATAGCAAACCCGGACGAGGTCAAGAAAATACTGGAGACCGCACTGGCAGGCAACTTCGTACTGGCCAGGGACATGCTCGACCAGACGATGATAAACTTCGGGCTGTCCGGACAGGACATAGTCCGCCAGATACATTCGATGTTCTTCGAGCTCAGCATCTCCGATGCAGAGAAGGTCCGTCTTGTGGACAAGACCGGAGAGATCGAGTTCCGGATCGTCGAGGGAAGCAACGAGAGGATACAGCTCGAAGCGTTGCTGGCCTACCTCGTAATGATCGGCGGAGCCAAGCGGTGA